A genomic stretch from Streptomyces venezuelae ATCC 10712 includes:
- a CDS encoding RecQ family ATP-dependent DNA helicase, translating to MTHADPLEDRAALRTAADAVLARLVSDPTGEARLREDQWRAIEALVADRRRALVVQRTGWGKSAVYFVATSLLRERGSGPTVIVSPLLALMRNQVEAAARAGIRARTINSSNTEEWDTVQEEVSAGEVDVLLVSPERLNNPDFRDQVLPRLAAATGLLVVDEAHCISDWGHDFRPDYRRLRTMLADLPSGVPVLATTATANARVTADVAEQLGTGAGTDALVLRGPLDRESLSLGVVRLPDAAHRLAWLADHLGELPGSGIIYTLTVAAADEVTAYLRQCGHTVSSYTGRTENADRQQAEDDLQGNRVKALVATSALGMGFDKPDLGFVVHLGSPSSPIAYYQQVGRAGRGVEHAEVLLLPGQEDEAIWRYFASVAFPPEEQVRRTIDVLAQAGRPLSLPALEPLVELRRTRLETMLKVLDVDGAVRRVKGGWESTGRPWVYDTERYAWVARQRAAEQQAMRDYASASGCRMEFLRRQLDDEEAAPCGRCDNCAGSRFDPKVSDAALDAAKGELGRPGVEVEPRKMWPTGLAAVGVDLKGRIPVGEQAFGGRALGRLSDIGWGNRLRPLLADTATDGPVPDDVVQAVVHVLADWAKGPGGWASGAPDAPDRPAGVVTVASHRRPRLVGSLGQRIAEIGRMPLLGEVEYTPEAEELRLSRTNSAQRVVGLQKTLTVSAELAGRLASAGGPVLLVDDLSDSGWTLAVAARLLRRAGAEGVFPLVLAVQG from the coding sequence ATGACCCACGCAGACCCCCTGGAAGACCGCGCCGCGCTGCGGACCGCCGCCGATGCCGTGCTCGCCCGTCTCGTCTCCGACCCGACGGGCGAGGCGAGACTGCGCGAGGACCAGTGGCGGGCCATCGAGGCCCTGGTGGCCGACCGGCGTCGGGCCCTCGTGGTGCAGCGGACCGGCTGGGGCAAGTCGGCCGTGTACTTCGTGGCGACCTCGCTGCTGCGCGAGCGCGGCAGCGGTCCGACCGTGATCGTCTCCCCCCTCCTCGCGCTGATGCGCAACCAGGTGGAGGCGGCCGCCCGGGCGGGCATCCGCGCCCGGACGATCAACTCGTCGAACACGGAGGAGTGGGACACGGTCCAGGAGGAGGTCTCCGCCGGTGAGGTGGACGTGCTCCTGGTGAGCCCGGAGCGGCTCAACAACCCCGACTTCCGCGATCAGGTCCTCCCGCGCCTCGCGGCCGCGACCGGGCTGCTCGTCGTCGACGAGGCGCACTGCATCTCGGACTGGGGCCACGACTTCCGGCCCGACTACCGCCGCCTGCGCACCATGCTCGCCGACCTGCCGTCCGGGGTCCCGGTGCTCGCCACCACCGCCACGGCCAACGCCCGGGTGACCGCGGACGTGGCCGAGCAGCTGGGGACGGGCGCGGGCACGGACGCCCTGGTGCTGCGCGGGCCTCTGGACCGGGAGAGCCTCAGCCTGGGCGTGGTCAGACTTCCGGACGCGGCCCATCGGCTCGCCTGGCTCGCCGACCATCTCGGCGAGCTGCCGGGCTCCGGGATCATCTACACCCTGACGGTCGCCGCGGCCGACGAGGTCACGGCCTACCTGCGCCAGTGCGGGCACACGGTCTCCTCGTACACGGGCCGCACGGAGAACGCCGACCGGCAGCAGGCGGAGGACGATCTCCAGGGCAACCGGGTCAAGGCGCTGGTGGCGACCTCAGCCCTCGGCATGGGCTTCGACAAGCCGGACCTGGGGTTCGTCGTGCACCTCGGGTCGCCTTCCTCCCCGATCGCCTACTACCAGCAGGTCGGCCGTGCCGGGCGCGGGGTGGAGCACGCCGAGGTCCTTCTGCTGCCCGGGCAGGAGGACGAGGCGATCTGGCGCTACTTCGCCTCGGTCGCCTTCCCGCCCGAGGAGCAGGTGCGCCGCACGATCGACGTGCTGGCGCAGGCCGGCCGGCCCCTGTCGCTGCCCGCGCTCGAGCCGCTGGTGGAGCTGCGCCGGACACGTCTGGAGACGATGCTCAAGGTCCTCGACGTGGACGGTGCGGTGCGTCGGGTGAAGGGCGGATGGGAGAGCACGGGCCGGCCCTGGGTGTACGACACGGAGCGCTACGCGTGGGTGGCGCGGCAGCGGGCGGCCGAGCAGCAGGCGATGCGTGACTACGCGTCGGCTTCGGGGTGCCGGATGGAGTTCCTGCGGCGCCAGCTCGACGACGAGGAGGCCGCTCCGTGCGGTCGCTGCGACAACTGCGCGGGTAGCCGGTTCGATCCGAAGGTGTCCGACGCGGCGCTGGACGCAGCCAAGGGAGAGTTGGGGCGGCCGGGCGTGGAGGTCGAGCCCCGGAAGATGTGGCCGACGGGACTCGCCGCGGTCGGGGTCGATCTGAAGGGTCGCATCCCGGTCGGCGAGCAGGCCTTCGGCGGGCGGGCGCTCGGGCGGCTCTCGGACATCGGCTGGGGCAACCGGCTGCGTCCGCTGCTGGCCGACACCGCCACGGACGGTCCGGTTCCGGACGATGTGGTGCAGGCGGTCGTCCATGTGCTCGCCGACTGGGCCAAGGGGCCGGGAGGTTGGGCCTCGGGTGCACCGGATGCCCCGGACCGGCCCGCCGGGGTGGTCACCGTGGCCTCCCACCGCAGACCCCGGCTGGTGGGCTCGCTCGGACAGCGGATCGCCGAGATCGGCCGGATGCCCCTGCTCGGCGAAGTGGAGTACACACCCGAGGCGGAGGAGCTGCGGCTGTCGCGGACCAACAGCGCCCAGCGGGTGGTCGGCCTGCAGAAGACCCTGACGGTCTCGGCGGAGTTGGCGGGTCGTCTCGCCTCGGCCGGTGGTCCGGTTCTGCTCGTCGACGACCTGTCCGACAGCGGCTGGACACTCGCGGTCGCGGCGCGGTTGCTGCGTCGGGCCGGAGCGGAAGGAGTGTTCCCGCTGGTGCTTGCCGTCCAGGGGTGA
- a CDS encoding FadR/GntR family transcriptional regulator: MSTLAHTMMTAARSVDSGLGAPGDLDRYPYAEAPAAGRVGPPSWEGVDTDLGRVGRRSAGNRGRGLHGQLVQQLGQMIVSGDLGADRPLVPEEIGQRFEVSRTVVRESLRVLEAKGLVSARPNVGTRVRPVSDWNLLDPDIIEWRAFGPQRDDQRRELNELRWTIEPLAARLAAGHGREDVQQRLADMVEIMGHAFAQGDGITFSRADTEFHSLLIQLAGNRMLEHLSGIVAAALQVSGGPVTGCDRPSEACLAHHARIVDALAAGDAHAAETAMRQLLTVHPEVERVVPAPREH, encoded by the coding sequence GTGAGTACCCTTGCGCACACCATGATGACCGCCGCCCGCTCCGTCGACTCCGGCCTCGGCGCCCCGGGCGATCTCGACCGCTACCCCTACGCGGAGGCGCCCGCCGCCGGCCGCGTGGGCCCGCCCTCCTGGGAGGGGGTGGACACCGATCTGGGCCGCGTCGGCCGGCGGAGCGCCGGAAACCGGGGCCGCGGACTGCACGGACAGCTCGTCCAGCAGCTCGGCCAGATGATCGTCTCCGGCGACCTCGGGGCGGACCGCCCCCTCGTCCCCGAGGAGATCGGCCAGCGGTTCGAGGTCTCACGCACCGTCGTACGCGAGTCGCTGCGCGTCCTGGAGGCCAAGGGACTCGTCAGCGCCCGCCCGAACGTCGGCACCCGCGTCAGGCCGGTCAGCGACTGGAACCTGCTCGACCCCGACATCATCGAGTGGCGCGCCTTCGGCCCGCAGCGCGACGACCAGCGCCGCGAGCTCAACGAGCTGCGCTGGACGATCGAGCCCCTGGCCGCGCGCCTCGCCGCCGGGCACGGCCGCGAGGACGTCCAGCAGCGCCTGGCCGACATGGTCGAGATCATGGGCCACGCGTTCGCCCAGGGAGACGGCATCACCTTCTCCCGCGCCGACACGGAGTTCCACTCGCTGCTCATCCAGCTCGCCGGGAACCGGATGCTGGAGCACCTCTCCGGGATCGTCGCCGCCGCGCTCCAGGTGTCCGGCGGCCCCGTCACGGGCTGCGACCGGCCGAGCGAGGCCTGCCTCGCGCACCACGCCCGGATCGTGGACGCGCTCGCCGCCGGCGACGCCCACGCCGCCGAGACGGCGATGCGGCAGCTGCTCACGGTCCACCCCGAGGTGGAGCGCGTCGTTCCCGCCCCCCGCGAACACTGA
- a CDS encoding NUDIX hydrolase, which produces MPPYDPSAFPPFAVTVDLVVLTVRRHALCTLVVRRGEAPFQGRWALPGGFVRAEEDLGAAAARELVEETGLCAHDPAAPPPVPSNGAHLEQLATYGAPDRDPRMRVVSVAHLALAPDLPAPRAGGDANSARWAPVEELLGEDVLAATSTAGGAPGGTGSAAPAGSAALAGDETDAGDDEKEAGPGALAFDHARILADGVERARSKIEYSSLATAFCPPEFTVGELRRVYEAVWGVSLDPRNFHRKVTGTPGFLVPAGGTTTRQGGRPAQLFRAGGATLLNPPMLRPEV; this is translated from the coding sequence ATGCCTCCCTACGACCCGTCGGCCTTTCCGCCCTTCGCCGTCACCGTCGATCTGGTCGTGCTCACCGTGCGCCGCCACGCGCTCTGCACCCTGGTCGTACGACGGGGAGAAGCGCCGTTCCAGGGGCGCTGGGCGCTGCCCGGCGGCTTCGTGCGCGCGGAGGAGGACCTCGGGGCCGCGGCCGCCCGCGAGCTGGTCGAGGAGACGGGACTCTGCGCCCACGATCCGGCCGCCCCGCCGCCCGTGCCGAGCAACGGCGCGCACCTGGAGCAGCTCGCGACGTACGGCGCGCCCGACCGTGACCCCCGGATGCGCGTGGTGAGCGTCGCGCACCTGGCGCTCGCCCCGGATCTTCCCGCCCCGAGGGCCGGTGGCGACGCGAACAGCGCCCGCTGGGCGCCCGTCGAGGAGCTCCTCGGTGAGGACGTGCTCGCCGCGACCTCGACGGCTGGTGGTGCTCCTGGCGGCACTGGGTCTGCGGCGCCCGCCGGGTCCGCGGCGCTCGCCGGTGACGAGACGGACGCCGGAGACGACGAGAAGGAAGCGGGGCCTGGGGCGCTCGCCTTCGACCACGCCCGCATCCTCGCCGATGGGGTGGAGCGCGCCCGCTCGAAGATCGAGTACTCCTCGCTGGCCACGGCCTTCTGCCCTCCGGAGTTCACGGTCGGGGAGCTGCGTCGGGTGTACGAGGCGGTCTGGGGTGTGTCCCTCGACCCCCGCAACTTCCACCGGAAGGTGACCGGCACGCCCGGCTTCCTGGTCCCGGCCGGTGGCACCACGACCCGTCAGGGCGGTCGCCCCGCCCAGCTCTTCAGGGCAGGTGGGGCCACCCTCCTCAACCCGCCGATGCTCCGTCCCGAGGTCTGA
- a CDS encoding glycogen debranching N-terminal domain-containing protein, which produces MALSPLPAPGRPGPPIDPPPGRRPGTGVAPPGPVRPAELPSVHGALLCVALPALAVCAEHGQLTGEGPEGVYAAGRRLLARCVLRVAGREPVALQGRLAAADRAVFLGALRVPGDMGPDPGLTVERTRSADGTERITLRSAVPRPLRLPVEIALGTDLADLGAVASGRPRPELAASVHGTGLRWTGGDGRSVAVTADPPPTDALAAAGVLRWEAELPPGGTFTLQLRVREGAPGRPTAAPSAAGAGRPGGHLLAEAHAEGDDHRPGELLRVSVEDLRALLQRDRAHPADVHLAAGVPWRCGPVTAEALWAARMALPLGTRLAVTTLRALGRTQLAGAGPQSGRIPGPLRDAGPHLPPRCTGIEATLAFPVVLAEARRWGLPAADLEELLPTAERCLGWLRRTLDGSGLVPDPGPDGPWRAETQAHAHRAALLGADLLDACERPGGDALREAARGLRERFRREFWLDDRAGGRPAVARGPDGRTWPHLGGWAAHLLDTGLLGGGSHARGLLDGAETEQVARLLGTPALDSGWGLRGLGAKEPGYNPFGHRAGAVRSHETAVAVAGLAAAGHEKEAASLLRGLLDAAEAFTYRLPEMYAGEQRTAGARPVPHPAACRPAAVAAAGALHALLALAGIRPDAPGRSVSTHPLRSAPLGAIRFSGLVVAGEPFAVRVGRLGLGMVEQAAEGLQLGV; this is translated from the coding sequence ATGGCCCTCAGCCCTCTCCCGGCCCCCGGCCGCCCTGGACCCCCGATCGACCCGCCTCCCGGGCGCCGGCCCGGCACCGGCGTCGCGCCCCCGGGACCGGTACGGCCCGCGGAGCTCCCCTCGGTGCACGGTGCGCTCCTCTGCGTCGCCCTGCCCGCCCTCGCCGTCTGCGCCGAGCACGGCCAGCTCACCGGCGAGGGGCCCGAAGGGGTGTACGCGGCGGGGCGAAGGCTCCTGGCCCGCTGCGTCCTGCGGGTGGCGGGGCGTGAGCCCGTCGCCCTCCAGGGCCGGCTGGCGGCCGCGGACCGGGCGGTGTTCCTCGGAGCCCTCCGGGTCCCCGGGGACATGGGGCCCGACCCCGGTCTCACCGTCGAGCGCACCCGGAGCGCCGACGGAACCGAGCGGATCACCTTGCGCAGTGCCGTCCCCCGCCCCCTCAGGCTCCCGGTGGAAATCGCTCTGGGCACGGATCTCGCGGACCTGGGCGCGGTGGCGTCCGGCAGACCCCGGCCCGAACTCGCCGCGAGCGTCCACGGCACCGGCCTGCGCTGGACCGGCGGGGACGGAAGGTCCGTCGCCGTCACGGCGGACCCGCCGCCGACGGACGCCCTGGCGGCGGCCGGAGTACTGCGCTGGGAGGCCGAGCTGCCGCCCGGGGGCACGTTCACCCTCCAGCTCCGGGTACGTGAGGGCGCGCCCGGCCGCCCCACCGCCGCCCCGTCGGCCGCGGGCGCCGGACGGCCCGGCGGCCACCTCCTCGCCGAGGCCCACGCGGAGGGCGACGACCACCGCCCGGGAGAACTGCTGCGGGTCTCCGTCGAGGACCTGCGGGCCCTGCTCCAGCGTGACCGGGCCCACCCCGCGGACGTTCACCTCGCGGCCGGTGTCCCCTGGCGCTGCGGACCCGTCACCGCCGAGGCGCTCTGGGCGGCCCGCATGGCGCTGCCGCTCGGCACCCGTCTCGCCGTCACCACACTGCGGGCCCTGGGCCGTACCCAACTCGCCGGAGCCGGACCCCAGTCCGGCCGCATCCCCGGACCCCTCCGGGACGCGGGTCCGCACCTCCCGCCCCGCTGCACGGGCATCGAGGCCACCCTCGCCTTCCCCGTGGTGCTCGCCGAGGCCCGCCGCTGGGGCTTGCCGGCCGCGGATCTGGAGGAGCTGCTTCCCACGGCGGAGCGCTGCCTCGGCTGGCTGCGCCGGACGCTCGACGGGAGCGGTCTCGTCCCGGACCCGGGGCCCGACGGACCCTGGCGGGCCGAGACCCAGGCGCACGCGCACCGCGCGGCCCTGCTCGGTGCCGACCTGCTCGACGCCTGCGAGCGGCCCGGGGGAGACGCGCTGCGCGAAGCGGCACGCGGCCTGCGGGAGCGCTTCAGGCGGGAATTCTGGCTCGACGACCGTGCGGGCGGCCGCCCCGCCGTCGCCCGTGGACCGGACGGCCGGACCTGGCCCCACCTGGGTGGCTGGGCCGCGCATCTGCTCGACACCGGACTGCTGGGAGGCGGCAGCCATGCGCGGGGCCTCCTCGACGGGGCGGAGACGGAGCAGGTGGCGAGGCTGCTCGGCACACCCGCGCTGGACTCCGGCTGGGGTCTGCGCGGCCTGGGAGCGAAGGAGCCGGGCTACAACCCCTTCGGCCACCGGGCCGGAGCGGTGCGGTCGCACGAGACGGCGGTGGCCGTGGCCGGGCTGGCCGCCGCCGGCCACGAGAAGGAGGCGGCCTCCCTGCTGCGCGGGCTGCTCGACGCGGCGGAGGCGTTCACGTACCGGCTGCCCGAGATGTACGCGGGGGAGCAGCGGACGGCCGGCGCCCGCCCGGTGCCGCACCCCGCCGCCTGCCGGCCCGCGGCCGTCGCGGCCGCCGGAGCCCTGCACGCGCTGCTGGCGCTCGCCGGTATCCGGCCGGACGCACCCGGCCGGTCCGTGTCGACCCATCCGCTGCGGTCGGCGCCGCTCGGGGCGATCCGGTTCTCGGGGCTCGTGGTCGCGGGAGAGCCGTTCGCCGTGCGGGTCGGCAGGCTCGGTCTCGGTATGGTCGAGCAGGCCGCAGAGGGTCTTCAACTGGGGGTGTGA
- a CDS encoding DUF4192 domain-containing protein has translation MNANHHETSGLSRTQQITLRGPAELADALPFVLGFHPTDSVVLIALHGEHGRFGGRVRLGIPRSPREWASTADHLAECLVEGGSRSGARPDGIVVFLCQDPGAGETSRRVMERLRPFAQLLRIACGALDIPVYEALCISDGLYFSYCCPDARCCPPDGTPLALSGTSVMAATAAYAGVQVRGSLRDMESRFRPPGGPQEEAQRAALDSAAAAIVPQILEDTEDEGREKVREATLRLARDILRRFANPGGAEPSPTGGADTTGAMGRTRAPGGPTARADAADDALVATEEAATLILGLQDRVTRDRAAEWMEGWEGTAALRLWRVLSRRCVAPYQEHAAAPLTLAGWTAWSGGDEPTARVALGLALEADPEYVFARLLHQACNEGLDPESLRSCLRTERDTRLASQEATPATARSGGVRSPRPQGGGQALRKPGRQTGGGERRPSAGVRPGGPATGKPGSGTPRHGGQRGTRSGR, from the coding sequence ATGAACGCGAATCACCACGAAACCAGCGGACTGTCCCGTACCCAGCAGATCACCCTGCGAGGCCCTGCGGAACTCGCCGACGCCCTCCCGTTCGTGCTGGGCTTCCATCCCACGGACTCGGTCGTCCTCATCGCCCTCCACGGCGAGCACGGACGCTTCGGCGGCCGGGTCAGGCTCGGCATTCCCCGCTCGCCCCGCGAGTGGGCGTCCACCGCCGACCACCTCGCCGAATGCCTCGTCGAGGGCGGCTCCCGGAGCGGCGCACGACCGGACGGCATCGTCGTCTTCCTCTGCCAGGACCCCGGAGCCGGCGAGACGAGCCGCAGGGTCATGGAGCGCCTGCGCCCCTTCGCGCAGCTGCTGCGCATCGCCTGCGGCGCCCTCGACATCCCGGTCTACGAGGCCCTCTGCATCTCCGACGGCCTCTACTTCTCGTACTGCTGCCCGGACGCGCGCTGCTGTCCGCCCGACGGCACCCCGCTCGCCCTCAGCGGCACGTCGGTGATGGCCGCGACCGCGGCGTACGCCGGAGTGCAGGTACGGGGCTCGCTGCGGGACATGGAGAGCCGGTTCCGGCCGCCCGGCGGACCCCAGGAGGAGGCCCAGCGCGCGGCGCTGGACAGCGCGGCCGCCGCGATCGTCCCCCAGATCCTGGAGGACACGGAGGACGAGGGGCGCGAGAAGGTCCGCGAGGCGACGCTGAGGCTCGCCCGGGACATCCTCCGTCGGTTCGCCAACCCGGGAGGGGCCGAGCCGAGCCCGACGGGTGGCGCGGACACCACGGGCGCCATGGGCCGGACCCGCGCGCCGGGCGGCCCGACGGCGCGGGCCGACGCCGCCGACGACGCCCTGGTCGCGACCGAGGAGGCGGCGACGCTCATTCTCGGCCTCCAGGACCGGGTCACCCGTGACCGTGCCGCCGAATGGATGGAGGGCTGGGAAGGCACGGCAGCCCTGCGGCTCTGGCGGGTCCTCTCCCGGCGCTGCGTCGCCCCCTACCAGGAACACGCCGCCGCGCCGCTGACCCTCGCGGGCTGGACGGCCTGGTCCGGCGGCGACGAGCCGACCGCCCGGGTCGCCCTCGGGCTCGCGCTCGAAGCCGACCCGGAGTACGTCTTCGCCCGACTGCTCCACCAGGCCTGCAACGAAGGGCTCGACCCCGAGTCCCTCCGGAGCTGCCTGCGGACCGAGCGGGACACCCGGCTCGCCTCCCAGGAGGCCACTCCCGCCACCGCCCGAAGCGGCGGGGTGCGCTCGCCGCGCCCGCAGGGCGGCGGGCAGGCCCTCCGGAAGCCCGGCCGCCAGACCGGAGGAGGGGAGCGCCGTCCCTCGGCCGGAGTCCGGCCCGGCGGGCCCGCCACGGGGAAGCCGGGGAGCGGGACGCCGAGGCACGGCGGGCAGCGCGGCACCAGGAGTGGCCGATGA
- a CDS encoding RNA polymerase sigma factor, which produces MSASTSRTLPPEIAESESVMALIERGKADGQIAGDDVRRAFEADQIPPTQWKNVLRSLNQILEEEGVTLMVSAAESPKRARKSVAAKSPAKRTATKTVTARTTVTKTTVTAAPASAAEDADPADEAGSAAKKTAAKKTVAKKTVAKKTVAKKTAAKKTTSKKDADELVEGEELLEDVAPGKGEEEETEGESKGFVLSDEDEDDAPAQQVAVAGATADPVKDYLKQIGKVPLLNAEQEVELAKRIEAGLFAEDKLANSDKLAPKLKRELEIIAEDGRRAKNHLLEANLRLVVSLAKRYTGRGMLFLDLIQEGNLGLIRAVEKFDYTKGYKFSTYATWWIRQAITRAMADQARTIRIPVHMVEVINKLARVQRQMLQDLGREPTPEELAKELDMTPEKVIEVQKYGREPISLHTPLGEDGDSEFGDLIEDSEAVVPADAVSFTLLQEQLHSVLDTLSEREAGVVSMRFGLTDGQPKTLDEIGKVYGVTRERIRQIESKTMSKLRHPSRSQVLRDYLD; this is translated from the coding sequence GTGTCGGCCAGCACATCCCGTACGCTCCCGCCGGAGATCGCCGAGTCCGAGTCTGTGATGGCGCTCATCGAGCGGGGAAAGGCTGATGGGCAGATCGCCGGCGATGACGTGCGTCGGGCCTTCGAGGCTGACCAGATTCCGCCAACCCAGTGGAAGAATGTTCTGCGCAGCCTCAATCAGATCCTCGAGGAAGAGGGTGTGACGCTGATGGTCAGTGCAGCGGAGTCGCCGAAGCGCGCCCGCAAGAGCGTCGCAGCGAAGAGCCCGGCCAAGCGCACCGCCACCAAGACCGTCACCGCCAGGACGACCGTGACGAAGACGACCGTCACGGCCGCACCGGCCTCCGCGGCCGAGGACGCAGACCCGGCCGACGAGGCCGGATCCGCCGCCAAGAAGACGGCCGCGAAGAAGACCGTCGCCAAGAAGACGGTGGCCAAGAAGACCGTCGCCAAGAAGACGGCGGCCAAGAAGACCACGTCCAAGAAGGACGCCGACGAACTCGTCGAGGGCGAAGAGCTGCTCGAGGACGTCGCGCCCGGCAAGGGCGAGGAAGAAGAGACCGAGGGCGAGAGCAAGGGCTTCGTCCTGTCCGACGAGGACGAGGACGACGCTCCGGCGCAGCAGGTCGCCGTCGCCGGTGCCACCGCCGACCCGGTCAAGGACTACCTGAAGCAGATCGGCAAGGTCCCGCTGCTCAACGCCGAGCAGGAGGTCGAGCTCGCCAAGCGCATCGAGGCCGGTCTGTTCGCCGAGGACAAGCTCGCCAACTCGGACAAGCTCGCGCCGAAGCTCAAGCGCGAGCTGGAGATCATCGCCGAGGACGGCCGCCGCGCCAAGAACCACCTCCTGGAGGCCAACCTCCGTCTGGTGGTCTCCCTGGCCAAGCGCTACACCGGCCGCGGCATGCTCTTCCTGGACCTGATCCAGGAGGGCAACCTGGGTCTGATCCGCGCGGTCGAGAAGTTCGACTACACCAAGGGCTACAAGTTCTCCACGTACGCCACCTGGTGGATCCGTCAGGCGATCACCCGCGCCATGGCGGACCAGGCCCGAACCATCCGCATCCCGGTGCACATGGTCGAGGTCATCAACAAGCTCGCGCGTGTGCAGCGCCAGATGCTCCAGGACCTGGGCCGCGAGCCCACCCCGGAGGAGCTGGCCAAGGAGCTCGACATGACCCCTGAGAAGGTCATCGAGGTCCAGAAGTACGGCCGTGAGCCGATCTCCCTCCACACCCCCCTGGGTGAGGACGGCGACAGCGAGTTCGGTGACCTCATCGAGGACTCCGAGGCGGTCGTTCCGGCCGACGCGGTGAGCTTCACGCTCCTCCAGGAGCAGCTGCACTCGGTGCTCGACACGCTCTCCGAGCGTGAGGCCGGCGTCGTCTCGATGCGTTTCGGTCTGACCGACGGCCAGCCGAAGACGCTGGACGAGATCGGCAAGGTCTACGGCGTGACCCGCGAGCGGATCCGCCAGATCGAGTCGAAGACGATGTCGAAGCTGCGTCACCCGTCGCGCTCGCAGGTGCTGCGCGACTACCTCGACTGA
- a CDS encoding ABC transporter ATP-binding protein yields the protein MLQAIGLTSNPRRDRPLAVDDLTFEARPGAVTALLGSSGSGKTTALRLMLELEPGRGITYFRGRPLHRIAHPPREVGVLLGDVPGHPSRTLRGQLRMLGAATGVPASRADELTKIVGLTGLERRRIGTLPIGADRRLGLASALLGDPHTLLLDEPAAGLSVPESAWLYELLRAHADKGGTVLYTTEDPKDAARNADRVVTLHGGRLVADQDAAEFARTRLRPRVAVRTPQAARLAAAVTQEARAARRPVEVVAEGGNRLSVYGSDCAAVGDTAFRHGVPVHRLAVETGDTGPVPRAREGDGHGETTTEPRADAPRDADSPAVGPRAESAGGAASVRRPARSPLRPLRYEVRRLLGVPSTPLVVAAVLLGSVTLALLLGRGGRAALPAVLAGWPALSPLPPAALGAGLLGAFSFGEEYRYPALTTGRGAVPRRPGLLLAKLTVAAAVALVLGAVVVVADLEALRFVYGQELITVPKNWPTLCASWLGLLVGCAWAGVLGAGVFRAAGAGVAAVLAVPVAFVPLMQKVLTGPSVRSAAGLPARLREFAGPQWSPAADRWVAGALKVLGQPAGVALLLTLTGLLCAYVFTGLRRKARW from the coding sequence ATGCTCCAGGCAATCGGACTGACCAGCAATCCCCGCCGCGATCGCCCGCTCGCCGTGGACGATCTGACCTTCGAGGCCCGGCCCGGCGCCGTGACCGCACTTCTCGGCTCCTCGGGCTCCGGCAAGACCACCGCGCTCCGGCTCATGCTCGAACTGGAGCCGGGCCGTGGGATCACGTACTTCCGCGGGCGGCCGCTGCACCGCATCGCCCATCCTCCGCGCGAGGTGGGCGTGCTCCTCGGCGACGTCCCGGGACATCCCTCCCGCACGCTCCGGGGCCAGCTGCGGATGCTCGGGGCCGCCACGGGGGTTCCCGCCTCGCGCGCCGATGAACTGACGAAGATCGTGGGCCTGACGGGTCTGGAGCGTCGGCGGATCGGCACCCTTCCGATCGGCGCCGACCGCCGACTCGGCCTCGCCTCGGCGCTGTTGGGCGACCCCCACACCCTGCTGCTGGACGAGCCGGCCGCCGGACTCTCCGTACCCGAGAGCGCGTGGCTGTACGAGCTCCTGCGCGCGCACGCGGACAAGGGGGGAACCGTGCTCTACACGACGGAGGACCCCAAGGACGCGGCCCGGAACGCCGATCGGGTCGTCACGCTCCACGGCGGTCGGCTCGTGGCCGACCAGGATGCCGCCGAGTTCGCCCGTACCCGGCTGCGTCCCCGGGTGGCGGTCCGCACCCCGCAGGCCGCGCGACTGGCCGCCGCCGTGACCCAGGAGGCCAGGGCGGCCCGCCGACCGGTCGAGGTGGTGGCCGAGGGCGGCAACCGCCTGTCCGTCTACGGGAGCGACTGCGCGGCCGTCGGTGACACGGCGTTCCGTCACGGGGTACCGGTCCACCGGCTCGCCGTGGAGACCGGCGACACCGGCCCCGTACCGCGAGCGCGCGAGGGAGACGGCCATGGGGAAACCACCACCGAGCCCCGGGCCGACGCGCCCCGAGACGCCGACTCCCCGGCCGTCGGGCCCCGTGCGGAGTCGGCGGGCGGGGCCGCAAGCGTGCGGCGGCCGGCTCGGTCGCCGCTGCGTCCGCTGAGGTACGAGGTCCGCCGGCTCCTGGGCGTGCCGTCCACGCCGCTCGTCGTGGCGGCCGTCCTGCTCGGCTCCGTGACGCTCGCGCTGCTCCTCGGGCGGGGCGGACGCGCCGCTCTGCCGGCCGTCCTGGCCGGCTGGCCCGCGCTCTCCCCCCTCCCGCCCGCCGCCCTCGGGGCCGGACTGCTCGGGGCCTTCTCCTTCGGTGAGGAGTACCGCTATCCCGCGCTCACCACGGGCCGGGGAGCCGTGCCCCGCAGGCCCGGCCTCCTGCTGGCGAAGCTCACCGTCGCGGCCGCCGTCGCGCTGGTGCTCGGGGCAGTCGTCGTGGTGGCGGATCTGGAGGCCCTGCGGTTCGTCTACGGCCAGGAGTTGATCACCGTGCCGAAGAACTGGCCGACGCTCTGCGCGAGTTGGCTGGGCCTGCTGGTGGGGTGCGCCTGGGCCGGGGTCCTCGGGGCGGGGGTGTTCCGGGCCGCGGGGGCCGGTGTGGCGGCCGTGCTCGCCGTACCGGTCGCCTTCGTTCCGCTGATGCAGAAGGTGCTGACGGGGCCGTCGGTGCGCTCGGCCGCCGGACTTCCGGCACGGTTGCGCGAGTTCGCCGGTCCGCAGTGGTCACCGGCGGCGGACCGGTGGGTGGCGGGGGCGTTGAAGGTGCTCGGCCAGCCCGCGGGGGTGGCTCTTCTTCTGACGTTGACCGGCCTGCTGTGTGCATATGTGTTCACCGGCCTTCGTCGTAAGGCCCGTTGGTGA